In Humulus lupulus chromosome 6, drHumLupu1.1, whole genome shotgun sequence, a single genomic region encodes these proteins:
- the LOC133783234 gene encoding beta-amyrin synthase-like, with protein sequence MWRLKIAGEGGISSDERYIYSTNNFVGRQIWEFDPNAGTPDDRAEVEAARLNFYNNRFQVKPSSDLLWRMQFLKEKNFKQTIPGIKVGDDEAISYEKTTITLRRAVHFLSALQASDGHWPAENTGLLFFLPPLVMCLYITGHLNITFTAEHRKEMLRYIYYHQNKDGGWGLHIEGHSTMFGTTLNYICMRILGEGPDGGQDNACARARQWILDHGGVTYIPSWGKTWLSILGLFDWTGCNPMPPEFWILPSFLTICPGLHFFLIELLLLISVYI encoded by the exons ATGTGGCGATTGAAGATAGCAGGCGAGGGTGGAATAAGTAGTGATGAGAGATATATATACAGCACGAACAACTTTGTAGGGAGGCAGATATGGGAGTTCGACCCCAACGCCGGCACTCCCGACGACCGAGCAGAGGTCGAAGCTGCCCGCCTTAACTTCTACAACAATCGCTTTCAGGTCAAGCCCAGCAGTGACCTCCTTTGGCGGATGCAG TTCTTGAAAGAGAAAAACTTCAAACAAACAATCCCTGGTATTAAAGTTGGGGATGATGAGGCGATCTCATATGAAAAGACTACAATTACTTTGAGGAGAGCTGTGCACTTTCTTTCGGCCTTGCAAGCTAGCGATGGACATTGGCCAGCTGAAAATACTGGCTTATTATTCTTCCTTCCTCCATTG GTTATGTGTCTTTATATTACGGGTCATCTTAATATCACATTCACTGCTGAGCATCGCAAAGAAATGCTCCGCTACATATACTACCATCAG AACAAAGATGGTGGATGGGGACTGCACATAGAGGGCCACAGCACTATGTTTGGCACAACTCTCAACTACATTTGCATGAGAATACTAGGAGAAGGGCCAGATGGTGGTCAAGACAATGCTTGTGCCAGAGCCAGACAATGGATTCTTGACCATGGTGGTGTAACATATATACCCTCTTGGGGAAAGACTTGGCTTTCG ATACTTGGTCTTTTTGATTGGACTGGATGCAACCCCATGCCTCCTGAATTTTGGATTCTCCCTTCTTTTCTTACCATATGCCCAGGTTTACACTTTTTTCTTATAGAACTATTGTTGTTAATTAgtgtatatatatag